A section of the Desulfotignum phosphitoxidans DSM 13687 genome encodes:
- a CDS encoding penicillin-binding protein activator — MKPRQLLMIRFLVGMSIIVLMSAMWGCADKPSRTSSQDPSATKIQTPGPTAQTAARVETLETKAIALMQSGELEAALHAYNQALALNPETPQKNRIMNGIDQVLAEMPSDLIQTFIETPDLAVPEPLLQYWLGVILAQETKYAKAVDVLTRFMDLWPDHSRVPEAQAWVAWIRQDRFKKDTIGCLLPLSGKYAIYGQKALKGIHLAIQDLAEAHNRKFNIVIKDTQGDPDIAAACVDELDQANVAGIIGPLLAADEAGARAQELKIPLIALTQKQDFALSGEYLFSNFITPGMQVQTLAAYVFRTLGLEKVAILYPDEPYGRRYMKLFSQAAAEYGAEVVGMQTYDGKSNDFTEPVRKLIKRLSQPSDSSGSVILEFEALFIPDSASRINMILPQLAFHDARGMVLLGTNLWHHPSLLDQTKRYNQNTIITDGYFEHSQKPATVRFTQRFSNLYGESPGLLEAIFYDTTRILISTAMDPLVNSRQDLKDALLEERIFEGATGKTLFNSNGTARKELFLITIKNDRFVELDR; from the coding sequence ATGAAACCCAGACAGTTATTGATGATCCGTTTTCTGGTCGGTATGTCAATCATCGTGCTGATGAGTGCGATGTGGGGGTGCGCTGATAAGCCGTCCCGGACATCATCTCAAGATCCGTCCGCAACAAAAATTCAAACCCCTGGCCCGACTGCGCAAACTGCGGCCCGGGTGGAAACACTGGAAACCAAAGCCATCGCGTTGATGCAATCCGGTGAATTGGAAGCGGCGCTTCATGCCTATAACCAGGCACTGGCCCTGAATCCGGAAACACCGCAGAAAAATCGAATCATGAACGGAATCGATCAGGTACTGGCCGAAATGCCCTCGGATTTGATTCAGACTTTTATTGAAACACCGGATCTGGCGGTACCGGAACCCTTGCTGCAATACTGGCTGGGAGTCATCCTTGCCCAGGAAACGAAGTATGCAAAAGCCGTGGACGTATTGACCCGGTTTATGGATCTTTGGCCGGATCATTCCCGGGTTCCGGAGGCACAGGCATGGGTGGCATGGATCCGGCAGGATCGGTTTAAAAAAGACACCATCGGATGTCTGCTGCCGTTGTCCGGCAAATATGCGATTTACGGCCAGAAAGCGTTGAAAGGCATTCACCTGGCCATTCAGGATTTGGCTGAGGCCCACAACCGCAAATTCAATATTGTCATCAAAGATACTCAAGGGGATCCGGATATTGCTGCCGCATGTGTGGATGAGCTGGATCAAGCCAATGTCGCCGGGATTATCGGCCCGCTTCTGGCTGCGGATGAGGCCGGTGCCCGTGCCCAGGAATTGAAAATCCCGCTGATTGCGCTGACCCAGAAGCAAGACTTTGCATTGTCCGGAGAGTATCTGTTTTCCAATTTTATCACTCCCGGGATGCAGGTACAGACCCTGGCAGCATATGTATTCAGAACACTGGGCCTGGAAAAGGTCGCCATCCTTTACCCGGATGAGCCTTATGGCAGGCGCTATATGAAACTGTTTTCACAAGCTGCGGCCGAATATGGCGCTGAAGTGGTGGGTATGCAGACGTATGACGGCAAAAGCAATGATTTCACGGAACCCGTCCGCAAACTCATAAAACGGTTGAGCCAGCCATCGGATTCATCCGGTTCCGTCATTCTTGAGTTCGAAGCTTTGTTCATACCGGATTCCGCATCCCGGATCAATATGATTCTTCCCCAACTGGCTTTTCATGACGCCCGGGGTATGGTGCTGCTGGGAACCAATCTGTGGCATCACCCAAGTCTGCTGGATCAAACCAAAAGATACAACCAGAATACCATTATCACGGACGGGTATTTTGAACACAGCCAAAAGCCGGCCACGGTCCGGTTCACCCAGCGCTTTTCAAACCTGTACGGCGAATCCCCCGGTTTGCTGGAAGCCATTTTTTATGATACGACCCGGATCCTGATTTCAACCGCCATGGACCCTTTGGTGAATTCCCGCCAGGATCTGAAAGACGCCCTTCTGGAAGAAAGAATATTTGAAGGGGCCACCGGCAAAACGCTTTTCAACAGCAACGGCACGGCCCGTAAAGAGCTGTTTCTGATCACCATAAAAAATGACCGGTTTGTGGAACTGGACCGTTGA
- a CDS encoding ATP-dependent 6-phosphofructokinase, translating into MIPHDLCTDIPVLGKANIVSPIKRVTRSTQRRQSFISDDSRIIVDVQTEYIQDAVDTCQALLSFEQAGPREKIYFDPSKLKCAIVTCGGLCPGLNDIIRAVVLELYHIYHVKTIYGIRHGLQGFIPDYGHDILDLTPETVAGIQDRGGTILGSSRGSQDIGVVVDCLERMSIGILFMVGGDGTLMASKKIAEEIEKRNLKISVVGIPKTIDNDIFLVSRSFGFDSAVDVATLAIKGAHNESEAYPNGIGLIKLMGRHSGFLAATAALAQQDANFVLIPEVDIDLYGDNGFLQALENRVKTRNHAVVIVAEGAGQNFFEKKEKKYDPSGNIVLQDIGLFLKDKITEWFKSKNMDVSLKYIDPAYIIRSLAANANDSVFCGLLGRDAVHAGMAGKTKLLISYWNNHYVHVPMEASAGRQKRLDPNGRLWQSVLEATGQDVYFGG; encoded by the coding sequence GATACCCCATGATTTGTGTACGGATATTCCGGTGCTTGGAAAGGCCAATATTGTTTCTCCCATCAAACGGGTGACCCGGTCGACCCAGCGGCGGCAATCCTTTATTTCTGATGATTCTCGGATCATTGTGGATGTTCAGACGGAATATATCCAGGATGCTGTGGATACCTGTCAGGCGTTGCTCAGTTTTGAACAGGCCGGTCCCAGGGAAAAGATCTATTTTGATCCCAGCAAGCTCAAATGCGCTATTGTGACCTGCGGGGGACTGTGTCCGGGTCTCAATGACATTATACGTGCCGTGGTGCTGGAGCTGTACCACATCTATCATGTCAAAACCATTTATGGCATCCGCCACGGACTCCAGGGATTCATTCCGGATTACGGTCACGACATTCTGGATCTCACGCCTGAGACAGTGGCCGGTATTCAGGACAGAGGCGGGACCATTCTGGGATCTTCCCGGGGCAGCCAGGATATCGGTGTGGTGGTAGACTGTCTGGAACGCATGAGCATCGGGATTCTGTTCATGGTGGGGGGAGACGGCACCCTGATGGCATCCAAAAAAATTGCCGAAGAAATTGAGAAAAGAAATTTAAAGATCTCGGTGGTGGGAATTCCCAAAACCATTGACAATGATATTTTTCTGGTATCCCGGTCCTTTGGGTTCGATTCTGCAGTGGATGTGGCCACCCTGGCGATCAAGGGCGCGCATAATGAATCAGAAGCCTATCCCAACGGCATCGGGCTGATCAAGCTCATGGGCCGTCATTCAGGTTTTCTGGCGGCCACGGCGGCACTGGCCCAGCAGGATGCCAATTTTGTGCTGATCCCGGAAGTGGATATTGATCTATATGGGGATAACGGGTTTCTTCAGGCACTGGAAAACCGGGTCAAAACCCGGAACCATGCCGTGGTGATCGTGGCGGAAGGCGCCGGACAGAATTTTTTCGAAAAAAAGGAAAAAAAATACGATCCTTCCGGTAATATCGTGCTTCAGGATATCGGTCTGTTTCTCAAGGATAAAATCACCGAATGGTTCAAGTCAAAAAATATGGATGTTTCCCTGAAATATATTGATCCTGCCTATATCATCCGCAGTCTGGCAGCCAACGCCAATGACAGTGTATTCTGCGGTCTGCTGGGACGCGATGCGGTCCATGCCGGCATGGCCGGCAAAACCAAACTGCTCATCAGTTACTGGAACAACCATTACGTGCATGTACCCATGGAAGCGTCTGCCGGGCGGCAGAAACGACTGGATCCCAACGGCCGGCTGTGGCAGTCGGTACTGGAGGCCACGGGTCAGGATGTGTACTTCGGCGGATAA